One Vidua chalybeata isolate OUT-0048 chromosome 22, bVidCha1 merged haplotype, whole genome shotgun sequence genomic region harbors:
- the DISP3 gene encoding protein dispatched homolog 3: protein MDSEDDPLLQDAWPEEEDEEVAFSSRKRREGALLCGKSPCRVRPLCVTLPMSGFWNIVGWVFTNPYCAGFILFLGCAIPAVLAVVMFLHYPALDIDISYNAFEIRNHESSQRFDALALALKSQFGSWGRNRRDLADFTSETLQRLIFKQLQQLHLNASHLGVSARVKRSPAEGRMSSLQPQAPLSTGNQTSRVGRGAPRWDYSSTFVSANTQTHAHWRIELIFLARGDSENNIFTTERLVTIHEVERKIMDHPRFREFCWKPHEVLKDLPLGSYSYCSPPSSLMTYFFPTERGGKIYYDGMGQDLADIQGSLELAMTHPEFYWYVDEGLSAENMKSSLLRSEILFGAPLPNYYSVEDRWEEQRRKFQNFVITYVAMLAKQSTSKVQVLYGGTDLFDYEVRRTFNNDMLLAFISSSCIAVLVYILTSCSVFLSFFGIASIGLSCLVALFLYHVVFGIQYLGILNGVAAFVIVGIGVDDVFVFINTYRQATHLKDLRLRMIHTIQTAGKATFFTSLTTAAAYAANIFSQIPAVHDFGLFMSLIVSCCWVAVLFTMPAALGIWTLYVSPLESSCQASCSQKCTKKSALHLAEDLFIASAATSRAGRETLPYLDDDIPLLSVEEEPVSLEMGDVPLVSVMPENLQLSAEKSNQGHLITHLQELLEHWVLWSAVKSRWVIVGLFLLVLLLSIFFASRLHPASRAPVLFRPDTNIQVLLDLKYNLSAEGISCITCSGLFQEKPHSLQNNIRTSLEKRKRGSGSPWGSKGSMRLQGTVYISKSRSKGRPAIYRFSLNASVPAPWQMVSPGDGEVPSFQVYRVPFGNFTRKLTACVSTVGLLKQMSPRKWMMTTLSCDTKKGWKFDFSFYVASKEQQRTRKLYFAQSHKPPYHGRVCVAPPGCLLSSSPDGPTKGILYVPSEKAPKAKLSATSGFNPCMNTGCGKPAVRPLVDTGAMVFVVFGIRGVNRTRRQDNHVIGDMGSVIYDDSFDLFKEIGNLCRLCKAIASNSELVKPGGAQCLPSGYSISSFLQMLHPECKNIPEPNLLPGQLSHGAVGVKDGKVQWISMAFESTTYKGKSSFQTYADYLKWETFLQQQLQLFPEGSALRHGFQTCEHWKQIFMEIIGVQSALYGLVLSLVICVAAVAVFTTHILLLLPVLLSILGVVCLVVTIMYWSGWEMGAVEAISLSILVGSSVDYCVHLVEGYLLAGENLPLQQAEDPTACRQWRTMEAVRHVGVAIVSSAITTLIATVPLFFCIIAPFAKFGKIVALNTGVSILYTLTVSTALLSTMAPGTFTRSRTSCLKAVLGVLLAGLLGLCICLALLKSGFKIPLPNGTAL from the exons ATGGACTCGGAGGATGACCCATTGTTACAGGATGCCTGGCctgaggaggaagatgaagaggTAGCCTTCAGCTCCCGGAAGAGGCGAGAGGGTGCTCTGTTGTGTGGGAAAAGCCCGTGCAGAGTCAGGCCCCTGTGTGTCACACTGCCTATGTCTGGTTTCTGGAATATTGTTGGCTGGGTGTTTACCAACCCATACTGTGCTGGCTTCATACTTTTCCTGGgctgtgccatccctgctgTGCTTGCTGTTGTCATGTTCCTCCACTACCCTGCCCTGGATATTGACATCTCCTACAACGCGTTTGAGATCCGCAACCACGAGTCCTCGCAGCGCTTCGATGCCCTTGCCTTGGCCctcaaatcccagtttgggtCATGGGGCAGGAACCGCCGGGACCTAGCTGACTTCACCTCAGAAACCCTGCAGAGGCTCATCTtcaagcagctccagcagcttcaCCTCAACGCTTCCCATCTTGGGGTCAGTGCACGGGTCAAGCGCAGCCCCGCAGAGGGCAGGatgagctccctgcagccccaggccccCCTAAGCACAGGAAACCAGACATCCCGAGTCGGGAGAGGAGCCCCACGCTGGGACTACTCCAGCACTTTCGTCAGTGCTAACACACAGACACACGCTCACTGGCGCATTGAGCTCATTTTTCTGGCTCGGGGGGACTCTGAGAACAACATCTTCACCACCGAGCGCCTGGTCACCATCCACGAGGTTGAGCGCAAGATCATGGACCACCCTCGCTTCCGGGAATTCTGCTGGAAGCCCCATGAGGTCTTGAAGGACCTGCCCCTGGGTTCTTACTCCTactgctcccctcccagctccctcatgACCTACTTCTTCCCCACTGAGAGAGGAGGGAAGATTTACTATGATGGCATGGGACAAGACCTTGCTGACATCCAAG GGTCCCTGGAGCTGGCCATGACCCACCCCGAGTTCTACTGGTATGTGGATGAGGGCTTGTCTGCTGAGAACATGAAGAGCTCCCTGCTGCGGAGCGAGATCCTCTTCGGGGCGCCCCTGCCCAACTACTACTCGGTGGAGGATCGCTGGGAGGAGCAGCGCCGCAAGTTCCAGAACTTCGTCATCACCTACGTGGCCATGCTGGCCAAGCAGTCCACGAG CAAAGTCCAGGTGCTGTATGGAGGGACAGATTTGTTTGACTATGAAGTGAGGAGGACTTTCAACAATGACATGCTGCTGGCCTTCATCAGCAGTAGCTGCATAGCTGTCTTGGTCTACATCCTCACCTCCTGCTCAG tgtttctgtCATTCTTTGGCATTGCCAGCATTGGGCTAAGCTGCCTGGTGGCTCTGTTCCTGTACCACGTCGTATTTGGGATCCAGTATCTGGGTATACTCAATGGTGTGGCTGCCTTTGTCATCGTGGGGATTG GAGTTGATGATGTCTTTGTTTTCATCAACACCTACCGCCAAGCCACCCACCTCAAGGACCTGCGACTGCGCATGATCCACACTATCCAGACAGCAGGGAAAGCCACCTTCTTCACCTCCctgaccacagctgcagcataTGCTGCCAACATCTTCTCTCAG ATCCCAGCTGTGCATGACTTTGGACTCTTCATGTCACTGattgtgtcctgctgctgggtaGCTGTGCTCTTCACCATGCCAGCTGCTCTTGGAATATGGACCCTTTATGTGTCCCCATTAGAGAGCTCCTGCCAAGCCAG CTGCAGTCAGAAGTGCACCAAAAAGAGTGCCTTGCACCTGGCTGAAGATCTCTTCATTGCCTCAGCGGCCACctccagagcaggcagagagaCCCTTCCCTACCTTGATGATGACATCCCACTGCTCAGCGTGGAGGAGGAGCCTG TCTCCCTGGAAATGGGGGATGTCCCCTTGGTGTCTGTGATGCCAGAAAatctgcagctctctgcagagaagAGCAACCAGGGTCACTTGATAACTCATCTGCAAGAGCTGCTGGAACACTGGGTGCTGTGGTCTGCAGTGAAGAGCAGATGGGTGATTGTGG GGCTCTTTCTCCTTGTTTTGCTCCTGTCCATATTCTTTGCCAGCCGCCTCCATCCAGCTAGCCGTGCTCCAGTCTTGTTCCGGCCAGACACAAACATCCAGGTGCTACTGGATCTGAAATACAACCTGAGTGCTGAAGGTATCTCCTGCATTACCTGCTCAG GTTTGTTTCAGGAAAAGCCCCACAGTTTGCAGAACAACATCCGAACTTCcttggaaaaaaggaagaggggCTCAGGTTCACCTTGGGGAAGCAAAGGCAGCATGA gGCTCCAGGGGACTGTGTATATCTCCAAGTCCAGGAGCAAGGGAAGACCAGCCATCTACAGATTCTCACTCAATGCCAGTGTCCCTGCGCCCTGGCAGATGGTGTCACCGGGAGACGGGGAGGTGCCTTCATTCCAG GTGTATAGAGTGCCTTTCGGTAACTTCACCAGGAAGCTGACAGCTTGTGTGTCCACAGTAGGGCTGCTTAAGCAGATGAGCCCCAGGAAGTGGATGATGACCACCTTGTCCTGTGACAccaagaagggctggaagtTCGATTTCAGTTTCTACGTGGCCTCCAAGGAGCAGCAGCGAACACG GAAACTGTATTTTGCCCAGTCACACAAGCCCCCTTACCACGGCCGAGTGTGCGTGGCACCTCCGGGctgcctgctcagctccagcccagaCGGACCCACCAAAGGCATCCTGTACGTTCCCAGTGAAAAAG CACCCAAAGCAAAGCTGTCAGCCACATCTGGATTCAACCCATGCATGAACACGGGCTGCGGGAAGCCAGCGGTGCGGCCGCTGGTGGACACGGGAGCCATGGTGTTCGTGGTGTTCGGAATCCGAGGCGTCAATCGCACGAGGCGCCAGGACAACCACGTCATCGGAGACATG GGCAGTGTTATCTACGATGACAGCTTTGACCTCTTCAAAGAGATTGGCAACCTGTGCCGCCTCTGCAAAGCCATTGCCAGCAACTCTGAGCTGGTGAAGCCCGGAGGGGCTCAGTGCCTGCCCTCGG GTTACAGCATCTCCTCCTTTCTGCAGATGTTGCACCCGGAGTGCAAGAACATCCCTGAGCCAAACCTGCTGCCTGGACAGCTCTCTCATGGGGCAGTGGGGGTGAAGGATGGGAAGGTGCAGTGGATCTCCATGGCATTTGAATCG ACAACCTACAAGGGGAAATCATCCTTCCAGACATATGCTGACTATCTGAAATGGGAGacattcctgcagcagcaactccagctcttcccagagGGCTCTGCTCTCCGGCATGGTTTCCAGACCTGTGAGCACTGGAAGCAGATTTTCATGGAGATTATAG GAGTGCAGAGTGCCCTGTATGGTCTCGTCCTCTCGCTGGTCAtctgtgtggctgctgtggcagtgtTCACCACAcacatcctcctcctgctgccagtgctgctcagcatcTTAG GGGTTGTCTGCCTTGTGGTGACCATCATGTACTGGTCTGGCTGGGAAATGGGAGCTGTGGAAGCCATTTCCCTCTCCATCCTCGTTGGCTCCTCTGTTGATTACTGCGTGCACTTGGTGGAGGGCTACCTGCTGGCAGGGGAGAACCTGCCACTCCAGCAGGCAGAG GACCCCACGGCATGCCGGCAGTGGAGGACGATGGAGGCAGTCCGGCACGTGGGTGTGGCAATCGTCTCGAGCGCCATCACCACCTTGATCGCCACCGTCCCGCTGTTCTTCTGCATCATCGCCCCCTTCGCCAAGTTTGGGAAGATCGTGGCCCTCAACACGGGAGTGTCCATCCTGTACACGCTAActgtgagcacagccctgctgagcaccATGGCGCCTGGCACCTTCACCCGCAGCAGGACTTCCTGCCTCAAGGCCGTGCTGGGCGTGCTCCTGGCTGGCCTGCTGGGCCTCTGCATCTGCCTTGCACTGCTGAAGAGCGGATTCAAGATCCCCCTCCCCAACGGGACAGCCCTGTAG